The following coding sequences lie in one Spirosoma sp. KUDC1026 genomic window:
- a CDS encoding PhzF family phenazine biosynthesis protein: protein MRLYQLDAFTDQLYAGNPAAVIPLTAWLPDELMQQIAAENNLAETAFYVKTDDDAHYHIRWFTPTVEVDLCGHATLATGYVVFYLEEKPDAEEIFFDSRSGSLKVCKGQEGWLTLDFPADVVHKANLQPPALLSSLEEKPQEVYKGKTDYLLIYETQAQIAALDPDFREMSTVPARGVIVTAPGDADSGVDFVSRFFGPQSGIDEDPVTGSAHTTLVPYWSEKLEKTELVARQLSKRGGYLRCKLNGDRVDISGQVKLYLTGEIVD, encoded by the coding sequence ATGCGTCTCTACCAACTCGATGCGTTCACTGACCAGCTTTATGCCGGAAACCCAGCCGCTGTGATCCCCCTGACAGCATGGCTTCCGGACGAGCTAATGCAGCAGATTGCCGCTGAAAATAATCTAGCCGAAACGGCCTTTTACGTCAAAACAGACGATGATGCCCACTATCATATCCGCTGGTTTACGCCAACGGTTGAGGTTGATCTGTGTGGGCACGCTACCCTGGCAACGGGTTATGTTGTCTTTTATCTGGAAGAAAAGCCCGACGCCGAAGAGATCTTTTTTGATTCGCGGAGCGGCTCGCTGAAGGTCTGCAAAGGTCAGGAAGGCTGGCTGACGCTCGATTTTCCGGCCGATGTGGTGCATAAAGCAAATTTACAGCCACCTGCTCTGCTGAGTAGTCTGGAAGAAAAGCCGCAGGAAGTTTACAAAGGCAAAACCGACTACCTGCTGATTTACGAAACCCAGGCTCAGATTGCGGCTCTGGACCCCGATTTTCGGGAAATGAGCACCGTTCCAGCTCGGGGGGTGATCGTAACGGCACCGGGCGATGCGGATTCGGGAGTTGATTTTGTATCCCGCTTTTTTGGACCACAATCAGGCATTGATGAAGATCCCGTTACCGGATCGGCGCATACAACACTGGTGCCGTATTGGTCAGAAAAGCTGGAAAAAACAGAATTGGTGGCCCGTCAACTGTCGAAACGGGGTGGGTACCTGCGCTGTAAACTAAACGGCGACCGTGTCGACATTTCCGGTCAGGTGAAACTCTACCTGACCGGCGAAATTGTCGACTAA
- a CDS encoding DUF4198 domain-containing protein — protein sequence MIKKFFTTLLLLVIGAGLVLAHEFWLQPSRFFANVGDKVTIQVLVGEGFTGERSDGAKDRIVQYKHQSASGMINLVPTLPGDTYGTLPVSLTTAGTHLISFANTPKFLAMRADSFLLYLKEDGLDNVVSARQQQGATSKPSREMYQRCVKTLIQAGDKPDNTFAENTGMPLEIIPAQNPYVQRPGQIATFQVLYDNKPLPKALVRYCNRNGTNPLAQERQRSDGQGRVRFRLRAGNSMVSLVHMVPYVHADTTKPSPADWHSYWGSLTFGCR from the coding sequence ATGATAAAGAAATTTTTTACGACTCTCCTTCTGCTGGTTATTGGCGCCGGACTGGTACTGGCCCATGAGTTCTGGTTGCAGCCCAGTCGCTTTTTTGCGAACGTGGGCGATAAAGTTACCATACAGGTTCTGGTGGGTGAAGGGTTCACCGGTGAGCGGTCTGATGGTGCCAAAGACCGGATTGTGCAGTACAAACACCAGTCGGCCAGCGGCATGATAAACCTGGTTCCTACCCTCCCTGGCGATACGTATGGTACCCTACCCGTATCGCTCACCACGGCGGGCACGCACCTGATCAGTTTCGCCAATACCCCTAAGTTTCTGGCTATGCGGGCGGATAGTTTTCTGCTGTACCTGAAAGAAGATGGCTTGGACAACGTAGTAAGCGCCCGGCAGCAGCAGGGGGCGACCAGCAAACCTAGCCGGGAAATGTACCAGCGCTGCGTCAAAACCCTGATCCAGGCAGGAGACAAACCGGATAATACCTTCGCCGAGAATACGGGAATGCCGCTGGAAATCATTCCTGCTCAAAACCCGTACGTCCAGCGTCCCGGCCAGATTGCCACGTTTCAGGTGTTATACGACAACAAACCCCTGCCGAAAGCGCTGGTACGCTACTGTAATCGAAACGGCACGAATCCGCTCGCTCAGGAGCGGCAGCGGTCCGACGGGCAGGGGCGGGTTCGGTTCCGGCTGCGGGCCGGCAACAGTATGGTCAGTCTGGTCCATATGGTTCCATACGTACATGCCGATACCACGAAACCCAGCCCCGCCGACTGGCATAGCTACTGGGGCAGCCTGACGTTTGGCTGCCGGTAA
- a CDS encoding GNAT family N-acetyltransferase, with translation METRYEQHPALPNEPQLSDLVDLLAVIFPNESPEATREKLFFQSANAPVVTQLAYLGDQLVGCKLGYRRKPTHFYSWLGGVHPDFRQHGIATGLMEQQHGWCREQGYKSIRTQTYNTWRSMLILNIKSGFDIIGTVQGKHGLTIVLEKRL, from the coding sequence ATGGAAACACGCTATGAGCAACATCCCGCTCTACCCAATGAGCCGCAGTTGAGCGATTTAGTCGACCTGCTGGCGGTCATCTTTCCCAACGAATCTCCGGAGGCAACGCGCGAGAAATTGTTTTTTCAAAGTGCGAACGCCCCAGTTGTTACGCAACTGGCTTATCTGGGTGACCAACTCGTTGGCTGCAAGCTAGGCTATCGCCGGAAACCTACTCATTTTTATAGCTGGCTGGGGGGCGTTCACCCCGACTTTCGTCAACACGGCATTGCGACTGGGCTGATGGAGCAGCAGCACGGCTGGTGCCGCGAGCAGGGTTACAAAAGCATTCGCACCCAGACCTATAATACGTGGCGGTCAATGCTTATCCTGAACATCAAATCTGGTTTTGACATCATCGGCACTGTGCAGGGAAAACACGGACTCACGATTGTGCTCGAAAAGCGCCTGTAA
- the hemW gene encoding radical SAM family heme chaperone HemW: MHLYLHIPFCRQACHYCDFHFSTNLSQKSALVDALCAEISLQKGYLPGKTLETIYFGGGTPSLLTEPELAQLFETIHTHFTVSPTAEITLEANPDDLNDTPETGLSKLNVLRQYVNRLSIGIQTFDEATLRWMNRAHTATEAATCVWQAREAGFENMSVDLIYGIPNRDASLWTADLNQVLALDVPHISAYALTVEPDTAFGRWQQKGKLPPIDENLAAGQFEELVQALRDKGYEHYEISNFAKPGRYARHNTAYWQRRPYLGVGPSAHSYNGHSRQFNIANNTRYVSAVQKGELPATVEKLTTVDQVNEYLLTGLRTQWGCSLAELTTLLGANFAERQARDLTEVYNAGWLLRDNDQLRLTEAGKLFADRVAATLFVEQD; encoded by the coding sequence ATGCATCTTTATCTTCACATCCCGTTCTGCCGCCAGGCCTGCCACTACTGCGATTTTCATTTCAGCACGAATCTAAGCCAGAAATCGGCGCTGGTTGACGCGCTCTGCGCTGAAATTTCCCTGCAGAAAGGCTACCTGCCCGGTAAAACGCTGGAAACGATTTATTTCGGTGGTGGAACACCGTCGCTGCTGACGGAGCCGGAACTGGCGCAGCTTTTTGAAACGATCCATACGCACTTTACCGTTTCGCCCACCGCCGAAATTACGCTCGAAGCTAACCCCGACGATCTGAATGATACGCCAGAAACTGGACTGTCGAAACTGAACGTACTACGTCAGTACGTTAACCGGCTGAGCATTGGCATCCAGACGTTTGATGAGGCAACGCTCCGCTGGATGAACCGGGCGCACACGGCTACCGAAGCGGCAACCTGCGTCTGGCAGGCACGGGAAGCGGGTTTTGAAAATATGAGCGTGGATCTGATCTACGGCATCCCCAACCGGGATGCTTCGCTCTGGACGGCTGACCTGAACCAGGTTCTGGCGCTCGACGTACCTCATATTTCGGCTTACGCCCTGACGGTTGAACCCGATACAGCTTTTGGGCGCTGGCAGCAGAAAGGCAAGCTACCACCAATCGACGAAAACCTGGCCGCCGGGCAATTTGAGGAACTGGTTCAGGCGCTGCGGGACAAAGGGTATGAGCATTATGAAATTTCCAATTTTGCCAAACCTGGTCGCTATGCCCGGCATAATACGGCTTACTGGCAACGACGACCGTATCTGGGCGTTGGACCAAGTGCGCACTCCTACAACGGGCACAGCCGGCAATTCAACATCGCCAATAACACCCGCTACGTATCGGCCGTTCAGAAAGGTGAGTTACCCGCCACAGTTGAGAAACTGACCACGGTCGACCAGGTCAATGAATACCTGCTGACGGGTTTACGAACGCAGTGGGGCTGCTCACTGGCCGAATTGACCACTTTACTGGGGGCTAATTTTGCCGAACGTCAGGCTCGTGACCTGACAGAAGTGTATAACGCAGGCTGGCTGCTTCGGGATAACGATCAACTCCGGCTGACCGAAGCCGGGAAACTGTTCGCTGACCGCGTGGCCGCTACGCTGTTTGTTGAGCAGGACTAG
- the mtgA gene encoding monofunctional biosynthetic peptidoglycan transglycosylase, with product MNPQRPANTFRNQSSQQPRPKVSHPVTQRLQKTGRKATQWQKIRQYIRQRPTLERAYWLVLKVFLWLFISSVSYVIVLKYVPVWVTPLIVSRWVDTFGTDESSHVYKNWRPYDKISKEVALAVVASEDQDFPKHWGFDFDEIQDAIKDNRTRKRPRGASTISQQVAKNVFLWNGRSYLRKGLEVYFTVLIELIWGKERILEVYLNVAEMGPMTFGAEAASQRYYDHSAASMTRNEAARIAAVLPNPRLFSIAKPSSYIQRRTRQISRQMRYLGGQKYIRSL from the coding sequence ATGAATCCGCAGCGTCCGGCCAACACCTTTCGTAACCAGTCTTCTCAGCAACCCCGCCCGAAGGTATCGCACCCGGTTACGCAGCGGCTGCAGAAAACAGGACGTAAAGCAACACAATGGCAGAAAATCCGCCAGTACATTCGCCAGCGGCCCACGCTGGAGCGGGCGTACTGGCTCGTTCTCAAAGTATTCTTGTGGTTATTCATTTCCTCGGTCAGTTACGTAATCGTACTGAAGTATGTACCGGTCTGGGTAACGCCCCTCATTGTATCGCGTTGGGTGGATACGTTTGGGACGGACGAAAGCAGTCATGTCTATAAGAACTGGCGGCCCTATGACAAGATTAGCAAGGAAGTAGCGCTGGCCGTTGTGGCCTCGGAAGATCAGGATTTTCCCAAACACTGGGGGTTTGACTTCGACGAGATCCAGGATGCGATTAAAGATAACCGAACCCGGAAACGGCCTCGGGGGGCCAGCACGATTTCGCAGCAGGTAGCCAAGAATGTCTTTCTCTGGAATGGGCGGAGTTACCTTCGGAAAGGGCTGGAAGTGTATTTTACCGTGCTGATCGAACTGATATGGGGCAAAGAGCGGATTCTGGAAGTGTACCTGAACGTAGCGGAAATGGGACCAATGACCTTTGGGGCCGAAGCCGCGTCACAGCGATATTACGATCACTCGGCGGCATCAATGACACGGAACGAAGCCGCCCGGATTGCTGCCGTACTGCCTAATCCCCGCCTGTTTTCGATCGCCAAGCCATCCAGCTATATCCAGCGCCGAACCCGGCAGATTAGCCGCCAGATGCGTTACCTGGGCGGGCAGAAATACATCCGGAGTCTGTAA
- a CDS encoding OsmC family protein — MLDLQPTDSAKDYKTMRIELVRVDDAFHFEAVGASGITQHMDAATDIGGHNAGARPMEMLLMGLAGCSAIDVVLILQKQKQVIDDFRMTVDGLREKDATPAPFQKIHITYHLKGDLNPDKVKRAIDLSMDKYCSATAQLRPSAEITYSFELA; from the coding sequence ATGCTTGATTTACAGCCAACTGACTCGGCTAAAGATTACAAAACGATGCGGATCGAACTGGTTCGCGTAGACGATGCGTTCCACTTTGAAGCCGTTGGGGCATCGGGGATAACCCAGCACATGGATGCCGCTACCGACATCGGTGGCCATAACGCCGGGGCCCGACCTATGGAGATGCTGCTGATGGGGCTGGCGGGCTGCTCGGCCATTGATGTCGTGCTGATCCTGCAGAAACAAAAACAGGTTATCGACGATTTTCGGATGACGGTGGATGGCCTGCGCGAAAAAGACGCGACGCCCGCTCCGTTCCAGAAAATTCATATTACGTACCACCTGAAAGGCGATCTGAACCCCGATAAGGTAAAACGGGCTATCGATCTGTCGATGGATAAATACTGCTCGGCAACGGCCCAGCTCCGGCCGTCGGCGGAGATCACGTATTCCTTCGAACTGGCGTAG
- a CDS encoding thymidylate synthase: MQQYHDLLRHILANGTRKTDRTGTGTISVFGYQMRFNLQDGFPLLTTKKVHTRSIIHELLWFIKGETNIAYLKENGVSIWDEWADENGDLGPVYGKQWRSWEATDGRIIDQLSDVLKQLKNSPDSRRMMVSAWNPADVPGMALPPCHALFQFYVADGKLSCQLYQRSADVFLGVPFNIASYALLTMMVAQECGYEAYEFIWTGGDTHLYLNHLEQVDIQLSREPRPLPTMRLNPEVKSVFDFKYEDFTLENYNPYPAIKAPVAV, from the coding sequence ATGCAGCAATACCACGATTTACTCCGTCATATTCTGGCCAACGGCACCCGCAAAACCGACCGGACGGGCACCGGAACCATCAGCGTTTTTGGGTATCAGATGCGGTTCAACCTACAGGATGGTTTTCCGTTACTAACGACCAAGAAAGTACATACCCGTTCCATCATCCACGAACTGCTGTGGTTCATTAAGGGAGAGACGAATATTGCGTACCTGAAGGAAAATGGTGTATCGATCTGGGACGAGTGGGCCGACGAAAACGGAGATCTGGGACCGGTCTACGGCAAACAGTGGCGGAGCTGGGAAGCAACGGATGGCCGGATAATCGACCAGTTGAGTGACGTACTGAAACAACTCAAAAACTCGCCCGATTCGCGCCGGATGATGGTATCGGCCTGGAACCCCGCTGACGTACCGGGCATGGCCCTGCCGCCCTGCCACGCGCTTTTCCAGTTCTACGTAGCCGATGGCAAACTTTCCTGCCAGCTTTACCAACGTAGCGCCGACGTGTTTCTGGGGGTACCGTTCAATATTGCGTCGTACGCGCTGCTGACGATGATGGTTGCGCAGGAGTGCGGCTACGAAGCGTACGAGTTCATCTGGACGGGGGGCGATACGCACCTCTATCTGAATCACCTCGAACAGGTTGACATACAGCTGTCCCGCGAACCACGTCCGCTGCCAACGATGCGGCTGAACCCCGAGGTGAAGTCGGTTTTTGACTTCAAATACGAGGACTTTACACTGGAGAATTACAATCCCTATCCGGCCATAAAAGCGCCGGTGGCGGTATAA
- a CDS encoding M28 family peptidase, translating to MKKLFLSFTLLVAQLAYSQSNMAVTNSTADAVMAGSYSPSAYTGGLTLTPTALSTDLNQSISADSVREYVRKLASFGTRQTNSLFSSSTTTGLGAANNWIEAKFRQISKQRTNRLLVSRMTFNAAICSSTTRTYNEVFAVLPGSDLTDKSFIVVEGHVDSRCDDACNATCNAAGVSDNATGSALVIEAARVLSKYNLKATVVFLLTIGEEQSLYGSKAFANYSAGKNRAIRMVLNNDIAGTTLCGPCSSSPSCVAGTVANNSIRIFSYGSANSIQKQMARYIKLEYNEQIKPATATPMTINIMSGEDRTGRSGDHVPFRSQGYAAVRLVSQNENGDGTGSCGIVHTSKDNEQIDTNNDGIIDDFSVDFNYLARNAVINSNAIAMAAQSVVKPASFTAKYASTNKISLTITDASNAPAYRIALRSLTNDWDSVYTVSTKTPTIAFLGNSSSVRYVSVAAVNSGGAESLFSGEVSVNVPATSTASSTEPKSFGFLDRLLQAPTSTEAGLEIVKNYPNPFDESTYLVLKNESNKQYNDVYLTVRKGDGTLLERRKIEVRDGINEYLFSYKNEGRIEVLYYTFEADGRVIATNRMLLGVRH from the coding sequence ATGAAAAAACTTTTCCTCTCTTTTACCTTACTGGTGGCTCAGTTGGCTTATAGCCAAAGCAATATGGCTGTGACAAATTCAACGGCCGATGCTGTAATGGCTGGCAGTTACTCTCCTTCGGCTTATACGGGCGGTTTAACATTGACACCAACGGCCTTATCGACAGATTTAAACCAATCCATCTCGGCCGACTCCGTTAGGGAGTACGTTCGAAAACTAGCATCGTTTGGGACGCGTCAGACCAATTCACTTTTTTCCAGTTCAACAACAACCGGTCTGGGAGCAGCTAATAACTGGATCGAGGCTAAGTTTCGGCAGATTAGTAAGCAACGTACTAATCGCTTGCTGGTATCGCGAATGACGTTTAACGCAGCCATCTGCTCATCGACAACCCGGACCTATAATGAGGTCTTTGCAGTCCTGCCCGGTAGTGATTTAACCGACAAATCTTTTATTGTAGTAGAGGGCCACGTAGACAGTCGTTGTGATGATGCGTGTAATGCCACCTGCAACGCAGCAGGCGTTTCAGATAATGCAACTGGGTCGGCGCTGGTCATTGAAGCGGCCCGAGTTTTATCGAAGTATAATCTAAAAGCAACTGTCGTCTTTCTGCTGACCATCGGCGAAGAGCAAAGTCTTTACGGCAGCAAAGCCTTCGCCAACTACTCTGCTGGTAAAAACAGGGCTATTCGTATGGTATTGAACAACGACATCGCTGGCACTACCTTATGTGGCCCTTGTTCATCGTCTCCTTCCTGCGTAGCTGGTACGGTTGCCAACAACAGTATCCGTATCTTCTCGTATGGTAGCGCTAACTCCATTCAGAAACAGATGGCTCGTTACATCAAGCTGGAATACAATGAACAAATCAAACCAGCTACCGCCACGCCAATGACGATTAATATAATGAGCGGTGAAGATCGTACGGGCCGTTCTGGGGATCATGTTCCTTTTCGTAGTCAGGGTTATGCAGCTGTCAGACTAGTTTCTCAGAATGAAAACGGCGATGGAACGGGTAGTTGCGGTATCGTTCATACCAGTAAAGACAATGAGCAAATCGATACGAATAACGATGGAATAATAGACGATTTTAGTGTTGACTTCAATTATCTGGCCCGTAACGCCGTCATCAACTCAAACGCTATTGCTATGGCCGCTCAGTCGGTGGTCAAACCTGCTTCATTCACAGCGAAATACGCTAGCACCAATAAAATTTCCTTAACAATCACCGATGCCAGCAATGCCCCCGCTTACCGAATCGCACTGCGATCGCTCACCAATGATTGGGATTCGGTGTACACAGTATCAACGAAAACACCTACTATCGCATTTTTGGGAAACAGCAGCTCTGTACGATACGTGAGTGTAGCAGCCGTCAATTCAGGGGGCGCAGAAAGCCTGTTTTCGGGTGAAGTGTCAGTAAACGTACCGGCCACATCGACCGCCAGCAGCACGGAGCCTAAATCATTCGGCTTCCTCGACAGACTTCTTCAAGCCCCTACGTCAACCGAAGCAGGTCTCGAAATCGTAAAGAATTATCCTAACCCGTTTGACGAATCTACGTACTTAGTGCTGAAAAACGAAAGCAATAAGCAGTACAATGATGTATATCTAACCGTACGAAAAGGTGACGGAACTCTCCTCGAACGCCGTAAAATCGAAGTCCGCGACGGTATCAATGAATACCTCTTCAGCTACAAGAACGAAGGGCGAATAGAGGTACTCTACTATACATTTGAGGCCGATGGCCGGGTTATTGCCACGAACCGAATGCTGCTAGGCGTCAGGCATTAA
- a CDS encoding IS982 family transposase, which produces MLREDKALKLIEIFITCDDFCNVLTQWQMQQGTLPTIRQGELTDSEMLAITIFYHHSGAKCFQYYYQDWVEAQLRSYFPKLISYERFVARMPRLLPGLFVLLKWLCAQGQRTGFYIVDSKPLAVCDNHRIQANKVFAGLAARGKSSMGWFFGLKAHLVINQYGELINFIITPGNVSDNNASLLPELLADLQGQCFGDRGYLTKLFAEFYQRGLHLVTKLRRRMKNTLMPLSDKLNLRKRGLIESVNALLTSVFDLEHTRHRSALNSQINVLAGLIAYCFHDRKPSIVIPVQKRIYP; this is translated from the coding sequence ATGCTTCGCGAAGATAAGGCCCTTAAACTAATTGAGATCTTCATCACCTGTGATGATTTTTGCAATGTCCTGACCCAGTGGCAAATGCAGCAAGGCACCTTGCCCACTATTCGACAGGGCGAGTTAACCGACAGTGAGATGTTAGCGATCACAATCTTCTATCATCATTCAGGGGCCAAATGCTTTCAGTACTATTACCAAGACTGGGTAGAGGCTCAACTAAGGAGTTATTTTCCCAAGTTGATCAGTTACGAGCGATTCGTGGCCCGTATGCCTCGCTTACTACCTGGACTTTTTGTACTCTTAAAATGGCTTTGTGCCCAAGGCCAGCGAACCGGCTTCTACATTGTCGATAGTAAACCGCTGGCCGTCTGTGATAACCATCGCATCCAGGCCAATAAGGTCTTTGCTGGCCTGGCCGCCCGTGGGAAGTCCTCTATGGGCTGGTTCTTTGGGCTAAAAGCGCATTTAGTCATTAATCAGTACGGCGAGTTAATCAATTTTATCATTACGCCTGGTAATGTCTCGGACAACAACGCCAGCTTATTGCCAGAGCTACTGGCGGATTTGCAGGGACAGTGCTTTGGCGACCGGGGGTATTTGACTAAACTGTTTGCCGAGTTTTACCAGCGAGGTCTTCATTTAGTAACCAAGCTTCGACGCCGGATGAAGAACACCTTGATGCCCTTGAGTGATAAACTCAACTTACGCAAGCGCGGCTTAATCGAATCGGTCAATGCCTTGCTAACATCGGTCTTCGACCTCGAACACACTCGCCATCGGAGTGCGCTTAATAGCCAGATCAATGTCTTGGCAGGTTTGATCGCTTATTGTTTTCATGACCGTAAGCCATCTATTGTGATCCCAGTTCAAAAACGCATTTATCCATAA
- a CDS encoding 2TM domain-containing protein encodes METQHDPLLWKQAKERVGFRMHLRTYLIINIGLWLIWAVTLFMIPSRPRVYFPWPLFASFGWGIGLVSHYLSVYRRGNQRDMVEEEYQKLLARQ; translated from the coding sequence ATGGAAACACAACACGATCCCCTATTATGGAAGCAGGCAAAAGAACGCGTTGGCTTCCGCATGCATCTACGCACTTATCTGATCATTAACATCGGGCTCTGGCTAATCTGGGCGGTTACGTTGTTTATGATTCCATCCCGTCCCCGGGTTTACTTCCCCTGGCCCCTGTTTGCGAGCTTCGGCTGGGGTATCGGTCTGGTATCACATTACTTGAGTGTGTACCGGCGGGGTAACCAACGGGATATGGTCGAAGAAGAGTACCAGAAACTTCTGGCCCGGCAGTAA
- a CDS encoding helix-hairpin-helix domain-containing protein: MTNSEIVDLLEQTARLMELHDQDAFRTRAFQTAAFNLDKSTENLGQLPANELVKLPGVGKAVAGKIREMIETGHLSDLDDLLSITPSGVLDMFRIKGLGVKKVRTLWRELGIDNLSDLKRAGENGEIAKIKGFGANTQEKILAALEFLQEQQGKVRMDKAAMLANLLHDELTKHFDRVEISGQVRRKAQEVDTVQLLVQTSDPVSAGLLLNGLPNLTQNKLNSSPFVWRGQVEGFDVVVELLFYPAEQMDRQLFIHTATDAHLKQVGIGGASLLEAAYNSPDTAEAAIYQRAGLPYIVPEMREDDYAFRWASRHQADELVTWEDLRGTLHNHSTWSDGKQSVAAMAAYCRELGLTYFGIADHSKTASYANGLDVDRVRQQQQEIDQLNAGFGAVGTDNAFRIFKGIESDILGDGSLDYDDETLATFDYVVASVHQTLTMSQEKATTRLLRAIENPYTTILGHPTGRLLLAREGYPIDHRAIIEACAEHKVVIEINASPYRLDIDWRWIDYAMQQGVMLSINPDAHDLAGLLDMHYGVAIGRKGGLTKAMTFNALTLAEMSTYLADRKAGTAGR; encoded by the coding sequence ATGACCAATTCAGAAATCGTTGACCTGCTGGAACAGACGGCCCGGCTTATGGAATTGCACGACCAGGATGCATTCCGGACGCGGGCTTTCCAGACGGCAGCGTTCAATCTCGATAAATCTACCGAAAATCTTGGTCAACTTCCGGCCAACGAGCTGGTAAAGCTGCCGGGTGTTGGTAAGGCCGTTGCCGGAAAAATTCGCGAAATGATCGAGACCGGGCATCTGAGTGACCTGGATGACCTGCTGTCCATAACGCCATCGGGCGTGCTGGACATGTTCCGGATTAAGGGGCTGGGTGTCAAAAAAGTCAGGACGCTCTGGCGCGAACTCGGCATTGACAATCTGTCTGATTTGAAGCGGGCGGGCGAAAACGGCGAGATTGCCAAAATCAAAGGTTTCGGGGCCAACACCCAGGAAAAGATCCTGGCTGCGCTGGAATTCCTGCAGGAACAGCAGGGCAAAGTCAGGATGGATAAGGCCGCCATGCTGGCCAACCTACTGCACGACGAACTGACCAAACACTTCGACCGCGTCGAGATCAGCGGGCAGGTCCGGCGGAAAGCACAGGAGGTCGATACGGTACAACTGCTCGTTCAGACCAGCGATCCGGTATCGGCCGGGCTACTTCTGAACGGTCTGCCTAATCTGACCCAAAACAAGCTCAATTCGTCACCGTTTGTCTGGCGGGGGCAGGTAGAGGGTTTCGACGTAGTGGTCGAACTGTTGTTTTACCCGGCCGAACAGATGGACCGGCAGTTGTTTATCCATACGGCCACCGATGCGCATTTAAAGCAGGTCGGAATAGGCGGGGCGTCGCTGCTCGAAGCGGCCTACAACAGCCCGGATACCGCCGAAGCGGCTATTTATCAGCGGGCGGGCCTGCCGTACATCGTGCCCGAAATGCGCGAAGATGACTATGCGTTTCGCTGGGCCAGTCGCCACCAGGCCGATGAACTGGTGACCTGGGAGGATCTGCGCGGTACGCTTCATAACCACAGTACCTGGTCGGATGGTAAACAGTCGGTAGCGGCTATGGCGGCCTACTGTCGGGAACTGGGCCTGACGTATTTCGGTATCGCCGATCACTCGAAGACGGCGTCCTACGCCAATGGGCTGGACGTGGATCGGGTTCGGCAGCAGCAACAGGAGATCGACCAGCTCAACGCGGGGTTTGGTGCGGTCGGAACCGATAATGCCTTCCGTATTTTCAAAGGCATTGAATCGGACATTCTGGGCGATGGTTCACTGGATTATGACGACGAAACGCTAGCTACGTTTGACTACGTAGTGGCCTCCGTACATCAGACGTTGACCATGTCGCAGGAGAAAGCCACTACGCGGCTGCTCCGGGCCATCGAAAACCCATACACAACCATTCTAGGTCATCCCACCGGTCGACTACTGCTGGCCCGGGAAGGGTACCCAATCGATCACCGGGCCATTATTGAGGCCTGCGCGGAACATAAAGTCGTTATCGAAATAAACGCCAGCCCGTACCGGCTTGACATCGACTGGCGCTGGATTGATTACGCCATGCAACAGGGCGTTATGCTCAGTATCAATCCCGATGCCCACGATCTGGCCGGTTTGCTGGATATGCATTACGGGGTTGCCATTGGTCGGAAAGGCGGCTTAACGAAAGCCATGACGTTCAACGCCCTGACTCTAGCCGAAATGAGTACCTATCTAGCCGACCGGAAAGCCGGAACTGCCGGACGCTGA
- a CDS encoding DinB family protein: MSSTAPITDSERAYALDLLRECRQRLHQLLANVSSEQEIYKPGPDRWSIADCVEHITLVETGLAHALQSSIAHPAEPARRSEIKVSDVDVLKAVRSRTMPITAPSFSAPTGRFGGSEAALQAFDTQRDAIFDFLQTESGDLRTHYFVHRLFGTLDLYQVLLLMAAHVIRHSKQIEEVKADAGFPPV; this comes from the coding sequence ATGTCCAGTACCGCCCCCATTACCGACTCGGAGCGTGCGTATGCGCTCGACTTGCTACGAGAATGCCGGCAACGCCTGCACCAGCTTCTGGCGAACGTTTCGTCAGAGCAGGAGATCTACAAGCCTGGTCCGGATCGCTGGTCCATTGCCGACTGCGTTGAGCATATTACCCTGGTCGAAACGGGCCTGGCTCACGCTCTTCAAAGCAGTATCGCTCACCCTGCAGAACCAGCCAGACGCAGCGAAATCAAGGTGTCAGATGTTGACGTGCTCAAAGCGGTACGTAGCCGAACAATGCCAATAACGGCACCCAGCTTTTCGGCGCCGACCGGTCGTTTTGGTGGCAGTGAGGCTGCTTTACAGGCTTTCGATACACAGCGTGACGCCATTTTTGACTTTTTACAAACCGAGTCCGGTGATTTACGGACACATTATTTTGTCCACCGGCTATTCGGAACCCTGGACCTGTATCAGGTCTTGCTGCTCATGGCAGCGCACGTAATACGGCATAGCAAGCAGATCGAAGAAGTAAAAGCTGACGCCGGTTTTCCGCCGGTGTAA